In Pseudoduganella albidiflava, a single window of DNA contains:
- a CDS encoding PEP-CTERM sorting domain-containing protein, translating into MDFPRSLITALALSIGMTTAASAAGPIETLYDGNGSPAAQGWSAGGRGTQLPSEGITQFMTANDTPRTSQFQYFQYATGATDYIASIRLLVVSSSYNLMDAALTFNPFNVLLTPASRANTFMIGNDVVAWGDLQGASHTLDTNIFHDYAFRYNGGKLDLYIDASFADIASGTASAVLSRTLMDPVFGTLSGGITWGDATNDFGYDSNYLVDNVKFQDLGAVSPVPEPSTYAMMGLGLAGLLLGSRRRGGQAS; encoded by the coding sequence ATGGATTTCCCGCGCTCGCTCATTACCGCCCTGGCCCTGTCGATCGGCATGACGACCGCTGCGTCAGCCGCCGGCCCCATCGAAACGCTTTATGACGGCAACGGCAGCCCGGCCGCGCAGGGATGGTCCGCGGGCGGCCGCGGCACGCAACTCCCGAGTGAGGGAATAACGCAGTTCATGACGGCGAACGACACGCCTCGCACCAGCCAGTTCCAGTACTTCCAGTACGCCACCGGCGCCACCGACTACATTGCTTCGATCCGGCTGCTGGTCGTGTCGTCGAGCTACAACCTGATGGACGCGGCGCTGACGTTCAATCCGTTCAACGTGCTGCTGACGCCCGCTTCCAGGGCGAATACCTTCATGATCGGCAACGATGTCGTCGCGTGGGGCGACCTGCAGGGCGCTTCGCACACACTCGATACCAACATCTTCCATGACTATGCGTTCCGCTACAACGGCGGCAAGCTGGACCTGTATATCGATGCCTCGTTTGCCGACATCGCGTCCGGCACGGCCAGCGCGGTCCTCAGCAGGACGTTGATGGATCCGGTCTTCGGCACGCTGTCGGGCGGCATCACGTGGGGCGATGCGACGAACGACTTCGGCTACGACTCCAATTATCTGGTCGACAACGTCAAGTTCCAGGACCTGGGAGCGGTGTCCCCGGTCCCGGAGCCGTCGACGTACGCGATGATGGGCCTGGGCCTGGCAGGTCTCCTGCTCGGATCCCGTCGCCGCGGCGGCCAGGCTTCGTAA
- a CDS encoding BLUF domain-containing protein — protein sequence MSLHQLVYLSQSTGKPGKDELAALWAQAKANNARIDVTGSLFYNGGWFMQVLEGSAATLASLYDKIGKDPRHHDLRLLYNEPAAFRTFVRWTMNMTNLEERQADKYQELIDIIEAAKTGRKIYGVSPAVTLLNTFKA from the coding sequence ATGTCACTCCATCAACTCGTATACCTGAGTCAATCCACCGGCAAACCGGGCAAGGACGAACTGGCCGCTCTCTGGGCGCAGGCGAAAGCCAATAACGCACGGATCGATGTCACCGGAAGCCTGTTCTACAACGGCGGCTGGTTCATGCAGGTACTGGAAGGCTCCGCCGCCACCCTGGCATCGCTGTATGACAAGATCGGCAAGGATCCCCGCCACCACGACCTGCGCCTCCTGTATAACGAGCCCGCAGCCTTCCGCACCTTCGTGCGCTGGACCATGAACATGACCAACCTGGAGGAGCGGCAGGCCGACAAGTACCAGGAACTCATCGACATCATCGAGGCGGCGAAGACGGGCCGCAAGATCTACGGCGTTTCGCCAGCGGTAACGTTGCTGAACACTTTCAAGGCGTGA
- a CDS encoding exo-rhamnogalacturonan lyase family protein — protein sequence MDRRKLLKLTALLAGAPTMAMSPARAAADTALAPPETTTLGWLDGAPPASFTGATFGVPWPQGQVPRGSGFTMRAAGGAAPPLQSWPLAWWPDGSIKWSAHAIGAGEPAASYGLQPGPAVPAEAGMARREGDGIVVDTGKLRARVPGKGGQVLAEVALAGHTLLRGGELVLLTDGVDDGEDGEDGDRRRRRWQGEVAQAEIEQDGPVRTVLKLTGTHRAGDGPGLLPFTLRLEFHRGSEAIRLLHTFVVDVDPARLDVRGIGLRFGTALDGAPHDRHVRFTSAAGGVFAESVRGLTGLRRDVGDDNAALQVAGLPLPPVEQLPKAVRDGLQYVPAFGDYRLLQPNADGFTIAKRTAKGHGWIPAGGGTRAGGTAYLGGAKGGVAFGVRNFWQSHPGQIDITGAAGDAAAVTLWLWAPEAPAMQLRFFHDGMGQDTHAKQRAALDITYEDYEPGFASPYGIARTSELELQLLPATPTAAGLAAIGQRIAQPPRLMATPGRLHAAGVFSEYWAPAGAPAGTPAGRGGARAKALANRLQTRLAQLFDYYRGQVEQRRWYGFWDYGDVMHTYDARRHQWRYDVGGFAWDNSELSTDIWLWHYFLHSGRADAFRLAEAMTRHTGEVDVHHIGPFSPLGTRHGVQHWGDSAKQLRISTAINRRFMYYLTADERIGDLLVEQQDAVRRLRDIAPGRKIGQQPAGGANEASVGFGTDWGAIAGAWFTAWERTGDKAWRDKLLASMRTIAAQPKGFFTGSAVMDLDTGAFRIAASDKIAVSHLSAVFGLTEICAELLRTLPEPAFRAAWLQYCRLYNATPEAQKAELGQALGPLNLSQGHARLLGYAAVQASGMTERQALIREAWRLFDAGKAGLREADFAVRRVSRPAVLDDIDEAPRISTNGAAQWGLGALGLLALDARAAPAGTLLVRDDFRTFDARRWRVEAEQGDPREVVTVRNGALVLDTRGGLTVWLTQPLDGHYEIAYTCTVLDEGQPGDRVSDMNMFWQARMARPLSGKLADYDRVPMFYAGIGGNHNATTRFRRYDGSGERRLLQEYTDSPYLLKGNHPYRIRIVVDGGGTRLYVDGVQYFASRQRVGAGLFGFRTTLSRQRITDFAVFRLADPLSKRTIVPKGSRTRAATSG from the coding sequence ATGGACCGCCGTAAACTGCTGAAACTCACCGCACTGCTGGCCGGGGCGCCGACCATGGCGATGTCACCGGCACGCGCCGCCGCCGATACGGCGCTCGCGCCGCCTGAAACGACCACGCTGGGCTGGCTGGATGGCGCGCCGCCCGCCAGCTTCACCGGCGCCACCTTCGGCGTGCCGTGGCCGCAGGGCCAGGTGCCGCGCGGCAGCGGCTTCACAATGCGCGCCGCCGGCGGCGCTGCGCCACCACTGCAATCATGGCCGCTGGCCTGGTGGCCGGATGGTTCCATCAAGTGGAGTGCCCATGCGATTGGCGCGGGTGAGCCGGCGGCCAGTTACGGCTTGCAGCCCGGGCCCGCGGTGCCGGCCGAAGCCGGCATGGCGCGCCGCGAAGGCGACGGCATCGTCGTCGATACCGGCAAGCTGCGTGCCCGGGTGCCGGGCAAGGGTGGCCAGGTGCTGGCCGAAGTGGCGCTGGCCGGCCACACGCTGCTGCGCGGCGGCGAACTGGTGCTGCTGACCGACGGCGTGGACGATGGCGAAGATGGCGAAGATGGTGACCGGCGGCGCCGGCGCTGGCAGGGCGAGGTCGCGCAGGCGGAGATCGAGCAGGATGGCCCGGTGCGCACGGTACTGAAACTGACCGGCACGCACCGCGCCGGCGATGGCCCCGGCCTGCTGCCGTTCACGCTGCGGCTCGAATTCCACCGCGGCAGCGAGGCGATCCGCTTGCTGCACACCTTCGTCGTCGATGTCGATCCGGCGCGGCTGGATGTGCGCGGCATCGGCCTGCGCTTCGGCACCGCGCTGGACGGCGCCCCGCACGACCGCCATGTGCGCTTCACGTCCGCGGCCGGCGGCGTGTTCGCCGAAAGCGTGCGCGGCCTGACAGGCTTGCGGCGCGACGTCGGCGACGACAACGCCGCCCTGCAGGTGGCCGGCCTGCCGCTGCCGCCGGTGGAACAGCTGCCCAAGGCGGTGCGCGATGGCCTGCAGTACGTGCCCGCCTTCGGCGACTACCGGCTGCTGCAACCGAACGCGGACGGTTTCACCATCGCCAAGCGCACGGCGAAGGGCCATGGATGGATTCCGGCCGGCGGCGGGACGCGTGCCGGGGGCACCGCTTATCTGGGCGGCGCTAAGGGCGGCGTGGCGTTCGGCGTGCGCAATTTCTGGCAAAGCCATCCCGGCCAGATCGACATCACCGGCGCGGCCGGCGACGCCGCCGCTGTCACGCTGTGGCTGTGGGCGCCCGAGGCACCGGCCATGCAGCTGCGCTTCTTCCACGATGGCATGGGCCAGGACACGCATGCGAAACAGCGCGCCGCGCTGGACATCACGTACGAGGATTACGAGCCGGGCTTCGCTTCCCCCTACGGCATCGCGCGCACCAGCGAACTGGAACTTCAGCTGCTGCCGGCCACGCCGACGGCCGCCGGGCTGGCGGCGATCGGCCAGCGCATCGCGCAGCCGCCCCGGCTGATGGCGACGCCCGGGCGCCTGCATGCGGCCGGCGTGTTCAGCGAATACTGGGCACCAGCGGGGGCACCCGCGGGAACACCAGCAGGCCGGGGAGGCGCACGTGCGAAGGCACTGGCGAATCGGCTGCAGACTCGGCTGGCGCAGCTGTTCGACTACTACCGGGGCCAGGTCGAACAGCGCCGCTGGTACGGCTTCTGGGATTATGGCGACGTGATGCATACCTACGATGCGCGCCGCCACCAGTGGCGCTACGACGTGGGCGGCTTCGCCTGGGACAACTCGGAACTGTCCACCGACATCTGGCTGTGGCACTACTTCCTCCATTCGGGACGGGCCGACGCGTTCCGGCTGGCCGAGGCGATGACGCGCCACACGGGAGAAGTGGACGTCCACCATATCGGTCCTTTCAGTCCCCTGGGCACACGGCACGGCGTGCAGCATTGGGGCGACAGCGCCAAGCAGCTGCGCATTTCCACCGCGATCAACCGGCGCTTCATGTATTACCTGACGGCGGATGAGCGCATCGGCGACCTGCTGGTCGAACAGCAGGACGCGGTGCGCCGCCTGCGCGACATCGCGCCGGGCCGCAAGATCGGCCAGCAGCCGGCCGGCGGCGCCAACGAAGCCAGCGTGGGTTTCGGCACGGACTGGGGCGCCATCGCCGGCGCCTGGTTCACGGCCTGGGAGCGCACCGGCGACAAGGCCTGGCGCGACAAGCTGCTGGCCAGCATGCGCACCATCGCCGCGCAGCCGAAAGGCTTCTTCACCGGCAGTGCCGTGATGGACCTGGACACGGGCGCCTTCCGCATCGCCGCCTCGGACAAGATCGCCGTCTCGCACCTGTCCGCCGTGTTCGGGTTGACGGAAATCTGCGCCGAACTGCTGCGCACCCTGCCGGAGCCGGCGTTCCGCGCCGCCTGGCTGCAGTACTGCCGGCTGTACAACGCCACGCCCGAGGCGCAGAAGGCCGAGCTGGGGCAGGCGCTCGGTCCGCTGAACCTGTCGCAGGGCCATGCGCGGCTGCTGGGCTACGCGGCGGTGCAGGCGTCCGGCATGACGGAGCGGCAGGCGCTGATACGGGAAGCCTGGCGCCTGTTCGACGCGGGCAAGGCGGGGCTGCGCGAGGCGGATTTCGCGGTGCGGCGGGTGAGCCGGCCCGCGGTGCTGGACGATATCGACGAGGCGCCACGGATCTCCACCAATGGCGCGGCGCAGTGGGGCCTGGGGGCGCTCGGCCTGCTGGCGCTCGATGCCCGGGCGGCGCCTGCGGGCACGCTGCTGGTGCGGGATGATTTCCGCACCTTCGACGCGCGGCGCTGGCGCGTGGAAGCGGAGCAGGGCGATCCGCGCGAGGTCGTCACCGTCCGCAATGGCGCGCTGGTGCTCGACACCCGCGGCGGGCTCACCGTGTGGCTCACCCAGCCGCTCGACGGCCACTACGAGATTGCGTATACCTGCACGGTGCTGGACGAAGGCCAGCCTGGCGACCGGGTGTCGGACATGAACATGTTCTGGCAGGCCCGCATGGCGCGGCCGCTGTCCGGCAAGCTGGCCGACTACGACAGGGTGCCGATGTTCTACGCTGGCATCGGAGGCAACCACAACGCCACCACGCGGTTCCGGCGTTACGACGGGAGCGGCGAGCGGCGATTGCTGCAGGAATATACCGACAGTCCTTACCTGCTGAAGGGGAATCACCCTTACCGGATCCGCATCGTCGTCGATGGCGGCGGTACCCGGCTGTATGTCGACGGGGTGCAGTATTTCGCGTCGCGCCAGCGGGTTGGCGCCGGCCTGTTCGGGTTCCGCACCACGCTGTCGCGGCAGCGCATCACCGATTTCGCCGTGTTTCGTTTGGCCGACCCCCTGTCCAAGCGAACGATCGTGCCAAAAGGGTCCCGCACGCGGGCCGCCACTTCAGGGTAA
- a CDS encoding NADP-dependent malic enzyme: MTIERNDDNQDVRREQQLRADALEYHRFPTRGKIEVVPTKPLSNQRDLSLAYSPGVAYACEEIAANPAAAAEYTSRANLVAVISNGTAVLGLGNIGPLASKPVMEGKGCLFKQFAGVDVFDIELAENDPDKLVDAIAMLEPTVGGINLEDIKAPECFYIEKKLRERMNIPVFHDDQHGTAIISSAALLNALKVANKRIGDIKLVASGAGAAAIACLDMMVGLGVRRENVYVTDSRGVIWQGREANMEANKARYAQATDARTLADIVRGADVFLGCSTAGVLTGEMVKTMAERPVILALANPEPEIRPEVALAARPDCIIATGRSDYPNQVNNVLCFPYIFRGALDCGATRITEEMKQACVVAIAALAEAEVSETVAAAYAGQTLAFGPDYIIPKPFDQRLISAIAPAVAKAAAESGVATTPIADLAAYRAQLEQQVYHTGLVMKPLFTAAKAAQKRVVYAEGDEERVLRAVQTVVDEGLAKPVLVGEGAKVEAAIAAAGLRLKRGTDYTLAEPGGAESTDHALALLKSGEADAVICGLRGSIDTHLEQVRNTIGLAPGAEVMATMNALVLEKHTLFVTDTHVNDDPTAQELAAIARLAAEQVRHFGLEPKVALLSHSTAGSSERPSARKMRDARALLAHASPDLPVIGEVQGDVALAGGVIPGFTGEANVLVMPSLDAANIAFNLLKVTGGKGVTVGPVLLGAAQPVHVLGPGATVRRIVNMTAVAVAGAVR; encoded by the coding sequence ATGACCATCGAACGTAATGACGACAACCAGGACGTCCGCCGCGAGCAGCAACTGCGCGCGGACGCGCTGGAGTACCATCGCTTCCCCACCCGCGGCAAGATCGAAGTGGTGCCGACCAAGCCGCTGTCGAACCAGCGCGACCTGTCGCTGGCCTATTCGCCGGGCGTGGCCTACGCCTGCGAGGAAATCGCCGCCAACCCGGCTGCCGCCGCCGAATACACGTCGCGCGCCAACCTGGTGGCCGTGATCTCGAACGGTACCGCGGTGCTTGGCCTGGGCAATATCGGCCCGCTGGCCTCGAAGCCCGTCATGGAAGGCAAGGGCTGCCTGTTCAAGCAGTTCGCCGGTGTCGACGTGTTCGACATCGAGCTGGCCGAGAACGACCCCGACAAACTGGTGGATGCCATCGCCATGCTGGAACCGACGGTGGGCGGCATCAACCTGGAAGACATCAAGGCGCCCGAATGCTTCTACATCGAGAAGAAGCTGCGCGAGCGGATGAACATCCCCGTCTTCCACGACGACCAGCACGGCACCGCGATCATTTCCAGCGCCGCGCTGCTGAACGCGCTGAAGGTCGCCAACAAGCGCATCGGCGACATCAAGCTGGTCGCCTCCGGCGCCGGCGCCGCGGCGATCGCCTGCCTGGACATGATGGTGGGCCTGGGCGTGCGCCGCGAGAACGTCTACGTGACCGACTCGCGCGGCGTGATCTGGCAGGGCCGCGAAGCCAATATGGAAGCCAATAAGGCGCGCTATGCGCAGGCCACCGATGCGCGCACGCTGGCCGACATCGTGCGCGGCGCCGACGTGTTCCTGGGCTGCTCGACGGCCGGCGTGCTGACCGGCGAGATGGTCAAGACGATGGCCGAGCGCCCCGTCATCCTGGCGCTGGCCAATCCGGAACCGGAAATCCGCCCCGAGGTGGCGCTGGCCGCGCGGCCGGACTGCATCATCGCCACCGGCCGTTCGGATTACCCGAACCAGGTCAACAACGTGCTGTGCTTCCCGTACATCTTCCGCGGCGCGCTCGATTGCGGCGCCACCCGGATCACCGAGGAAATGAAGCAGGCGTGCGTGGTGGCGATCGCCGCGCTGGCCGAGGCCGAAGTATCGGAAACGGTGGCCGCCGCCTATGCCGGCCAGACGCTGGCCTTCGGCCCCGACTACATCATCCCGAAACCGTTCGACCAGCGCCTGATCTCCGCGATCGCGCCGGCGGTGGCCAAAGCGGCCGCGGAATCCGGCGTGGCCACCACGCCGATCGCCGACCTGGCCGCCTACCGCGCGCAGCTGGAACAGCAGGTCTACCACACCGGCCTGGTGATGAAGCCGCTGTTCACGGCCGCCAAGGCCGCGCAGAAGCGCGTGGTGTACGCCGAGGGTGACGAGGAGCGCGTGCTGCGCGCCGTGCAGACCGTGGTCGACGAAGGCCTGGCCAAGCCGGTGCTGGTGGGCGAGGGCGCCAAGGTGGAAGCGGCCATCGCCGCCGCCGGCCTGCGCCTGAAGCGCGGCACCGACTACACGCTGGCCGAACCGGGCGGCGCGGAGTCGACCGACCATGCGCTGGCGCTGCTGAAGTCCGGCGAAGCCGATGCCGTGATCTGCGGCCTGCGCGGCAGCATCGACACCCACCTGGAGCAGGTGCGCAACACCATCGGCCTGGCGCCGGGCGCCGAAGTGATGGCGACGATGAATGCGCTGGTGCTGGAAAAGCACACGCTGTTCGTCACCGACACGCACGTCAACGACGACCCGACCGCGCAGGAACTGGCCGCGATCGCGCGCCTGGCCGCCGAGCAGGTGCGCCATTTCGGCCTGGAGCCGAAGGTCGCGCTGCTGTCGCACTCCACCGCCGGTTCTTCCGAGCGCCCGTCGGCCCGCAAGATGCGCGACGCCCGCGCGCTGCTGGCCCACGCGTCCCCGGACCTGCCGGTGATCGGCGAAGTGCAGGGCGACGTCGCGCTGGCCGGCGGCGTGATCCCCGGCTTCACCGGTGAAGCCAACGTGCTGGTGATGCCTTCGCTGGACGCCGCCAACATCGCCTTCAACCTGCTGAAGGTCACGGGCGGCAAGGGCGTCACCGTCGGTCCCGTGCTGCTGGGTGCCGCACAACCCGTGCACGTGCTGGGCCCGGGCGCCACGGTGCGGCGCATCGTCAACATGACGGCGGTCGCTGTCGCCGGTGCCGTGCGTTGA